In the genome of Shewanella glacialimarina, one region contains:
- a CDS encoding methyl-accepting chemotaxis protein, which produces MLNNIKIGVKLIAAFLLVSFITAVVGYLGISNMSHLNDQADILYDRELLGLSYIKEANISLIGVGRSLRNSVLSSTEENRNRRIETTQVYAKSVQDNIDLATPLLLRTDVKGILNQFNKEWLKYQAGIEKAIDLIVSEPLKESEGSVLYIQQDLRPIANKADDLLSQLAEIKEQNAKEASENTTELYTQSRNMMILFTLGGILIGILMGYFISRSISQPLMNAVAIANDIAEGNLTGSIAVKGTDEVGQLLSAMKSMVAKLTQIVTEVNSSSDALASASEEVSATAQNLSQGASEQAASVEETTASVEQMSASIAQNTDNARVTDSMSAKAAKEAVEGGEAVTKTVQAMKSIAEKIGIIDDIAYQTNLLALNAAIEAARAGEHGKGFAVVAAEVRKLAERSQVASREIGEVAKNSVSLAEKAGKLLEEMIPSIQKTSDLVQEISASSVEQSSGASQINQAMEQLNSITQQSASSSEELASTSEEMSSQAQQLQQLMTFFKIDEGDNKQSERNTSNKQLNPPARVAAKKTRASIESDDTDYVRF; this is translated from the coding sequence ATGTTAAATAATATAAAAATTGGCGTTAAGCTTATCGCAGCATTTTTGCTAGTCTCTTTTATAACTGCGGTTGTCGGTTATTTAGGAATATCCAATATGTCACATTTAAATGATCAAGCGGATATATTATATGACCGAGAATTGCTGGGGCTTTCTTACATTAAAGAAGCCAATATTAGTTTAATCGGTGTCGGTAGATCACTGCGCAATTCTGTTCTCTCAAGTACCGAAGAAAATAGAAATCGACGCATTGAAACAACACAAGTTTACGCAAAATCTGTGCAAGATAATATTGATCTGGCCACGCCTTTGCTATTGCGCACAGACGTTAAGGGTATTCTCAACCAGTTTAACAAGGAATGGCTTAAATACCAGGCCGGTATAGAAAAAGCGATCGACTTGATTGTATCGGAACCCTTGAAGGAAAGTGAGGGTTCGGTTCTCTATATCCAGCAGGACTTGCGGCCTATCGCCAATAAAGCGGATGATTTATTGAGCCAATTGGCAGAGATAAAAGAGCAAAATGCTAAAGAGGCTTCTGAAAATACCACTGAGTTATATACCCAGAGCCGCAACATGATGATCCTGTTTACCTTGGGCGGTATATTAATAGGAATATTGATGGGGTATTTCATTTCCAGAAGCATCAGCCAGCCTTTGATGAATGCTGTTGCCATTGCTAATGATATAGCCGAAGGTAATTTGACAGGCAGCATCGCAGTCAAGGGAACTGATGAAGTAGGTCAGCTTTTAAGCGCCATGAAAAGCATGGTGGCTAAGCTCACGCAAATAGTGACCGAGGTAAATAGTAGCAGTGACGCCCTAGCCTCGGCCTCAGAAGAAGTGTCTGCCACCGCGCAAAATTTAAGCCAAGGCGCCAGCGAGCAGGCTGCCAGCGTAGAAGAAACCACCGCGTCGGTTGAACAGATGTCAGCTTCGATTGCCCAGAATACCGACAATGCCCGAGTCACCGATAGTATGTCGGCTAAAGCGGCTAAAGAAGCCGTCGAAGGCGGCGAAGCGGTCACTAAGACGGTGCAGGCAATGAAATCTATCGCCGAGAAGATCGGCATCATTGATGATATCGCCTATCAAACCAATCTGTTGGCGCTCAATGCGGCTATTGAGGCGGCCCGTGCCGGTGAGCATGGTAAAGGCTTTGCCGTGGTGGCCGCAGAGGTGCGCAAGCTGGCCGAACGCAGTCAGGTAGCTTCGCGGGAAATTGGCGAGGTGGCGAAAAACAGTGTTAGTCTGGCGGAAAAGGCAGGTAAGCTTTTAGAGGAAATGATACCTTCGATTCAGAAAACTTCTGATCTGGTGCAAGAAATTAGCGCGTCGTCAGTTGAGCAGAGCAGTGGCGCTTCCCAGATTAACCAAGCTATGGAGCAGCTCAACAGCATCACCCAGCAAAGCGCATCATCGTCGGAAGAACTGGCTTCAACCTCGGAAGAAATGAGTAGTCAGGCTCAGCAATTACAGCAATTGATGACCTTTTTTAAAATTGATGAAGGCGACAATAAACAAAGCGAACGCAATACCAGTAATAAACAACTTAACCCGCCCGCTAGAGTTGCCGCTAAAAAAACCCGAGCCTCAATCGAAAGCGACGATACCGATTATGTTCGTTTCTAG
- a CDS encoding chemotaxis protein CheA, giving the protein MDEIEQVLGLYISESRELLDEMELLLLNLENEQDQAESLNAIFRAAHTIKGSAGIFLLDDVVHFTHGVESLLDKMRDGKIASNSELTSLLLDCKDHISLLLDNVEHKTVLADHDFLNGKALLQTLIIVVKQGGTDGPKEPPNDNTQLVPTQDVERENSPKVLSDNWHISVRYHPDSFRFGMDPLAILRYLTTLGDIESITTLFPSLPSASEMDPETCYLGYEINFNSQANKLDIEGAFDFIRDDSQVHIIPPSSRISDFITLIESLPEQDIQLGEILVQSGSLTPNELEFALSLQRQLKSQSIEVPLGTLVVNNGLTQQPVLESAIAKQNQIRDVKTKEIQSVRVDAEKLDQLINLVGELVIAGASSSLHAHRSGDRVLIESFSMLTRLVEEVRDAALQLRMVQIGATFTRFQRVVRDVAKELGKDIELVITGAETELDKTVVEKISDPLMHLVRNSMDHGIETPDVRMDNQKCAKGKITLNAYHDSGMIVIEVSDDGAGLNYEKILKKAQQKGLVLEGETLDVQEVNNLIFEPGFSTADSVTNLSGRGVGMDVVKRNITDLRGTVEVQSTFGHGAMFSIRLPLTLAIIDGFLVEIEKSSFVIPLNMVLECVQLSEGNSDIDPNTQQSYINLRGEVLPIIRLRSLFNLGGRVPKRENVIVISCLGSKVGLVVDKLVGEYHTFIKPLGNIFIHIQGISGSTVIGSGEVALILDVPNLVQKILTTESAKALYSQTERMNVQ; this is encoded by the coding sequence ATGGATGAGATAGAGCAAGTATTAGGCTTATATATTTCAGAAAGTAGGGAGCTACTGGATGAAATGGAATTATTATTACTCAATCTAGAAAACGAACAAGATCAGGCTGAAAGTCTCAATGCGATTTTTCGTGCTGCACATACGATTAAAGGTTCAGCTGGGATTTTTTTGCTCGATGATGTTGTTCACTTCACTCACGGCGTGGAAAGTTTACTTGATAAAATGCGTGATGGTAAAATTGCATCAAACTCTGAACTCACTTCTTTACTATTAGATTGCAAAGATCATATCAGCTTGCTTCTAGATAACGTCGAGCATAAAACAGTTCTTGCCGATCATGATTTTCTTAATGGTAAAGCACTACTTCAAACCTTAATTATTGTGGTTAAGCAAGGTGGTACTGATGGCCCTAAAGAACCGCCTAACGACAATACCCAATTGGTACCCACTCAAGACGTTGAAAGAGAGAATAGTCCCAAAGTACTAAGCGACAATTGGCATATTTCAGTGCGTTACCATCCAGACTCGTTCCGTTTTGGTATGGATCCTTTAGCAATATTGCGCTATTTGACCACTTTAGGCGATATTGAGTCTATTACGACACTATTCCCCTCCTTACCCAGCGCCTCTGAAATGGATCCTGAAACCTGTTATTTAGGTTATGAAATCAACTTTAACAGTCAAGCCAATAAACTTGATATTGAAGGAGCATTTGATTTTATTCGCGATGACAGTCAAGTCCATATTATCCCTCCCAGCAGTCGTATCAGTGATTTCATCACTCTTATCGAGTCTCTACCCGAACAAGATATACAGTTAGGTGAAATTTTAGTCCAATCGGGTTCATTAACGCCTAATGAGCTTGAATTTGCTTTGAGTCTACAAAGGCAATTGAAAAGTCAATCCATCGAGGTGCCACTGGGGACGTTAGTTGTCAATAATGGTCTAACACAACAACCTGTACTTGAATCAGCAATAGCTAAACAAAATCAGATACGCGATGTAAAAACAAAAGAAATTCAATCGGTAAGAGTCGATGCTGAGAAACTAGACCAATTAATAAATCTAGTGGGTGAGCTTGTGATAGCAGGGGCGAGTTCAAGCCTGCACGCACACCGTTCAGGTGACCGGGTCTTAATAGAATCTTTTTCCATGTTAACTCGTTTAGTCGAAGAAGTGCGTGATGCTGCTTTACAACTTCGGATGGTACAAATTGGCGCCACATTTACGCGTTTTCAACGTGTTGTGCGCGATGTTGCCAAGGAATTGGGCAAAGATATTGAGCTAGTGATTACCGGTGCTGAAACTGAATTAGATAAAACGGTTGTTGAGAAAATTAGCGATCCTTTAATGCACTTAGTCCGCAACTCTATGGATCATGGTATTGAAACACCCGATGTGCGCATGGACAATCAAAAATGTGCTAAAGGCAAGATTACTCTTAATGCCTATCACGACTCAGGGATGATAGTGATTGAAGTATCTGATGATGGAGCCGGTCTTAATTATGAAAAAATTCTCAAAAAAGCCCAACAAAAAGGCCTAGTGCTTGAAGGGGAAACGTTAGATGTACAAGAGGTTAATAACCTCATTTTTGAACCCGGTTTTTCCACTGCTGATTCGGTAACTAACTTATCGGGTCGCGGGGTGGGAATGGATGTCGTTAAACGTAATATTACCGATCTTAGGGGAACGGTTGAGGTACAGAGCACTTTTGGCCACGGGGCCATGTTTAGTATTCGTTTGCCGTTGACCTTAGCCATAATAGACGGTTTTTTAGTCGAAATTGAAAAGTCGTCCTTCGTAATACCATTAAACATGGTACTAGAGTGCGTTCAGCTGAGTGAGGGCAACTCAGACATTGATCCAAATACACAGCAAAGTTATATCAACCTCAGGGGAGAAGTCTTGCCCATTATTAGACTCAGGAGCTTGTTTAATTTAGGCGGGCGTGTGCCTAAACGAGAGAATGTCATCGTAATATCTTGCCTTGGCAGCAAGGTTGGCTTGGTGGTCGATAAACTGGTGGGGGAATATCACACTTTTATTAAACCCTTAGGTAACATATTTATTCATATACAAGGAATAAGTGGTTCTACTGTTATTGGCAGTGGCGAAGTTGCGCTTATTTTAGACGTGCCTAACTTAGTACAAAAGATACTAACAACTGAATCAGCCAAAGCCCTTTACAGCCAGACCGAGCGCATGAATGTTCAATAA
- a CDS encoding STAS domain-containing protein, with translation MLTFTETDQGGRAHIEGPMTIHNAMNLKSQFMGALSASQHLELNLAAVTEIDAAGLQLLIMAKQHQIHIQHELNLINHSETVLAAFEMMGLVSWFNDPVIITRQ, from the coding sequence ATGCTGACATTCACAGAAACAGATCAAGGTGGCCGCGCTCATATTGAAGGTCCTATGACGATACATAACGCTATGAACCTAAAAAGCCAATTTATGGGTGCCTTAAGTGCTAGTCAACATTTAGAGTTAAATTTAGCCGCCGTTACCGAAATTGATGCTGCAGGATTACAACTTCTGATAATGGCAAAGCAACATCAAATACACATTCAGCATGAACTTAATTTAATTAATCACAGCGAAACGGTATTAGCAGCCTTTGAAATGATGGGCTTAGTTAGCTGGTTTAATGATCCGGTTATTATTACTAGGCAATAA
- a CDS encoding response regulator gives MAKTIMIVDDSASLRQVVSITLKGAGYNTIEACDGVDALKKLAGAQINLIISDVNMPNMDGISMVKEVKKLPAHKFTPIIMLTTESQADKKSEGQAAGARAWVVKPFQPQQMLAAVAKLI, from the coding sequence ATGGCTAAAACAATCATGATAGTGGATGACTCCGCTAGCTTAAGACAGGTCGTGAGTATTACCCTCAAAGGCGCAGGCTATAATACTATTGAGGCATGTGATGGTGTCGATGCACTAAAAAAGCTTGCTGGTGCTCAAATAAACCTAATCATCAGTGATGTTAACATGCCGAACATGGATGGGATCAGCATGGTAAAAGAAGTCAAAAAACTCCCCGCACATAAGTTTACTCCCATCATAATGTTAACTACAGAATCTCAAGCTGACAAAAAATCAGAAGGACAGGCTGCAGGCGCTAGAGCCTGGGTTGTTAAACCTTTTCAGCCTCAACAAATGCTCGCTGCTGTGGCTAAATTAATTTAG
- a CDS encoding methyl-accepting chemotaxis protein, protein MRIEVHIYPFVLGTISSLLLLLFSQFSIVIIVSTLLITGLGLLFGHWTHQALSLIKTQVVELKSQVNTQNEANKIINNADKLCLAVFPIWNRHIETTRQQTETATTEMANTFSQLVESLSQAFPTHLESSDKQDNSSIEKTFSAAEKALNSVLASLQATQHDRTAILNEVRMLTTYTDELKKMASEVDAIAGQTNLLALNAAIEAARAGETGRGFAVVADEVRKLSSLSSVTGKNMTEKVNVINGAVNGAFSVAEKASKDDDGMMEHAERSIKEVLASFTIIVKDLADSKGVMQQEGQNIQQEIADMLVSLQFQDRTSQILTQVNQSIEDLCSTINQVHTNRQIGQEFTDSDLNHWLTEMEKGYAMLEQRNNHGSNKKQLNVAEEITFF, encoded by the coding sequence ATGCGTATAGAAGTTCATATCTACCCATTTGTGCTAGGCACCATTAGTAGCTTACTTTTGTTATTATTTTCTCAATTTTCAATCGTTATTATCGTCAGTACTTTGCTTATTACTGGATTAGGTTTGCTATTTGGCCACTGGACTCATCAGGCTTTAAGTTTAATTAAAACACAAGTTGTTGAACTTAAATCTCAAGTTAACACTCAAAACGAAGCGAATAAAATAATCAATAATGCAGATAAACTTTGCCTGGCAGTGTTCCCTATTTGGAACCGTCATATCGAAACGACCCGTCAACAAACTGAAACAGCAACAACCGAAATGGCTAATACTTTTAGTCAGTTGGTTGAAAGTTTAAGCCAAGCTTTTCCTACCCATTTAGAATCAAGCGATAAACAAGATAACAGCTCTATTGAAAAAACGTTTTCTGCAGCAGAAAAAGCGCTTAATAGCGTTTTAGCCTCATTGCAAGCAACACAGCATGATAGAACGGCAATTTTAAATGAAGTACGCATGTTAACGACTTACACTGATGAGTTAAAAAAAATGGCTTCTGAAGTTGATGCCATAGCTGGGCAAACTAACTTATTAGCACTAAATGCTGCTATCGAAGCGGCTAGAGCTGGTGAAACAGGAAGAGGTTTTGCCGTGGTAGCCGATGAAGTCAGAAAGCTATCATCCTTGTCCAGTGTAACAGGTAAAAATATGACCGAAAAAGTTAATGTTATTAACGGAGCCGTTAATGGGGCTTTTTCGGTGGCAGAAAAAGCCAGCAAAGATGATGATGGCATGATGGAACATGCTGAAAGGTCCATTAAAGAAGTACTAGCCAGTTTTACTATTATTGTAAAAGATTTAGCTGATTCAAAGGGTGTCATGCAGCAAGAAGGGCAAAATATACAGCAAGAAATTGCTGACATGTTAGTTTCATTACAATTTCAAGACAGAACTAGCCAAATTTTAACGCAAGTTAATCAAAGTATTGAGGACCTGTGTTCGACGATCAATCAGGTACATACCAATCGACAAATAGGACAAGAATTTACTGATAGTGATCTCAACCATTGGCTGACTGAAATGGAAAAAGGCTATGCCATGCTTGAACAAAGAAATAATCATGGTTCAAATAAGAAACAGCTTAATGTCGCTGAAGAAATAACCTTCTTTTAA
- a CDS encoding bifunctional diguanylate cyclase/phosphodiesterase — MNSKIPNLESIRFEAFLNATGVGIWDWQVQTGDLQFNKIWADMLGHTLGELQPIKFSTWSNTIHPDDFIRANILLDQHFNNQIPFYEFEARMKHKSGHYIWVLALGKLVERDDAGNPKRMVGSHQDITQRKDIEMQMLLSSELLNESQRMGKLGGWTLNLITNVLFWSDETYRIHETSAEEFNPSVDSAIDLYLPDSRKLISEAFERAIINGIGYDLELQIFTFKGQEIDVRTTCTIIREGGKIIRLTGIFQDITERKTNQRRLEKSNRELESANSLLVLFAYYDVLTGLPNRKLLAERIQQALDKSHSNNTYVSIAFIDLDGFKKVNDNYGHNIGDELLITVGTLLKNVLRADDTLARIGGDEFVAVIGNISSPLESDVVVARMLKAVSSTIIIQKKLLKISASIGVTHYPLDDSDPDKLIRHADQAMYIAKQKGKNCRHIFDIENDAAVILKNEEVQRIEEALTNEEFLLYYQPKVNLSTLEVVGLEALIRWNHPEKGIVSPNLFLPVIQNHILEIEIGKWVIKNALIQHQCWLSLGLNILISINISALHLQHYNFVSDLKMMILEYGDIKQVGIEFEILETSALKDIKLISKVIKACNKLGVSFSIDDFGTGYSSLSYLQRLPVETLKIDQSFVINMLTNPNDKAIIQGIIGLAQAFGLKVIVEGVETPEHAELLLSMGSYIAQGYSISKPMPAKNILSWMDNWKNKPCLVDGRL; from the coding sequence TTGAACAGCAAAATACCTAATCTCGAAAGTATACGTTTCGAAGCTTTTCTTAATGCAACTGGTGTTGGTATATGGGATTGGCAAGTTCAAACGGGGGACTTACAATTCAATAAAATTTGGGCAGATATGCTAGGACATACTCTTGGTGAACTACAACCGATAAAATTTAGTACCTGGTCTAATACTATTCACCCTGATGATTTTATTAGAGCCAATATTCTACTAGATCAACATTTCAATAATCAGATTCCTTTCTATGAGTTTGAGGCCCGAATGAAACATAAATCAGGTCATTATATATGGGTGTTAGCGTTGGGTAAATTAGTTGAAAGAGATGATGCAGGTAATCCAAAGCGAATGGTGGGATCTCACCAAGACATTACACAACGAAAAGATATCGAAATGCAAATGCTTCTGTCTAGTGAGTTGCTAAATGAATCACAGCGAATGGGGAAATTAGGTGGGTGGACTTTAAACTTAATTACAAATGTTCTGTTTTGGTCAGATGAAACTTATAGAATACATGAAACGTCTGCAGAAGAATTTAACCCTTCGGTAGATTCAGCTATAGATCTTTATTTACCCGATTCTAGAAAGCTTATTTCTGAAGCTTTCGAAAGAGCTATTATTAATGGAATCGGTTATGACCTTGAGTTACAGATTTTTACTTTCAAAGGTCAAGAAATAGATGTAAGAACAACATGTACTATAATACGCGAGGGAGGAAAAATTATTCGCCTAACAGGTATTTTTCAAGATATTACTGAAAGAAAAACTAACCAGAGAAGATTAGAGAAAAGTAATAGAGAGTTAGAAAGCGCGAACTCTTTGTTAGTACTATTTGCATATTATGATGTTTTAACAGGATTGCCTAACAGAAAATTATTGGCCGAAAGAATTCAGCAGGCACTTGATAAAAGTCATAGCAATAATACATATGTATCAATAGCATTTATTGATTTAGATGGTTTTAAAAAAGTTAACGATAATTATGGTCACAATATTGGTGATGAACTATTGATAACAGTTGGAACTTTATTGAAGAATGTACTGAGAGCTGACGACACATTAGCTCGTATTGGAGGCGATGAGTTTGTTGCGGTAATTGGCAATATTTCCTCGCCCTTAGAAAGTGATGTCGTAGTAGCTCGTATGCTTAAGGCTGTTTCTTCTACAATTATCATTCAAAAAAAATTACTTAAGATTTCTGCTAGTATCGGTGTCACACATTATCCTTTAGATGATTCAGACCCAGACAAGTTGATAAGACATGCAGACCAAGCCATGTATATAGCCAAGCAAAAAGGAAAAAATTGCAGACATATTTTTGATATAGAAAATGATGCAGCAGTAATATTAAAGAATGAAGAAGTACAGAGGATAGAAGAAGCGTTAACCAATGAAGAATTTTTACTCTATTACCAACCAAAGGTAAATCTTAGCACACTTGAAGTAGTTGGTTTAGAAGCGCTTATTCGTTGGAATCATCCTGAAAAAGGAATTGTATCTCCTAATCTTTTTTTACCTGTGATCCAAAATCATATATTAGAAATTGAAATAGGTAAATGGGTTATTAAGAATGCTTTGATACAACATCAGTGTTGGCTATCTTTGGGGCTTAATATTTTAATAAGCATAAATATCAGCGCCTTGCATTTACAGCACTATAACTTTGTAAGCGACTTGAAGATGATGATTCTTGAGTATGGTGACATTAAACAAGTAGGCATTGAGTTTGAAATTTTAGAAACCAGTGCATTGAAAGATATCAAATTAATATCAAAAGTAATCAAAGCATGTAATAAGCTTGGCGTGAGTTTTTCAATTGATGATTTTGGTACAGGTTATTCATCATTATCCTACTTACAACGTCTGCCTGTAGAGACTTTAAAAATAGACCAATCGTTCGTTATAAACATGCTAACAAATCCGAATGACAAAGCAATTATTCAAGGTATTATTGGATTAGCGCAGGCATTTGGTCTTAAAGTGATTGTAGAAGGTGTAGAGACTCCCGAACATGCTGAACTCTTACTTTCAATGGGCAGTTACATTGCACAAGGTTATAGCATCTCAAAACCTATGCCTGCAAAAAATATATTAAGTTGGATGGATAATTGGAAAAATAAACCTTGTTTAGTTGATGGAAGGCTTTAA
- a CDS encoding peptidoglycan binding protein CsiV produces MATLGALTFSSQAQAESWFEVEVFVFERESSSLEQWTNAVAPKISDRAVDFITPLISTDITGVAVGLSGCSANDWSTEITPDCNDPLTSSTVRSHPSQVPFTIAASSEQQAYIGIGPLLLADSQSKFKDIIRTVSRERNVKPIVHLTWQQNMESQRRSTPVRIFGGKDFSKQFDYHGQQVSGQSQTESSYQLSMNDFSTLGDMTQTEQKKPVWELDGTINIYLSHYLYIENNLALRKPTQKLVESNRSEFNQFNAVNTKVEKTMKPFLQVIPLAQNRRVRSGEIHYFDHPQMGMVMQIRKMAQPTSVKPIDLSKPSYQAQPNSQSQSQSGVVQPYGQ; encoded by the coding sequence ATGGCAACGCTCGGTGCGTTAACGTTTTCATCTCAAGCCCAAGCTGAATCTTGGTTTGAGGTTGAGGTATTTGTTTTTGAACGTGAAAGCTCATCGCTAGAGCAATGGACTAATGCCGTTGCACCGAAAATTAGCGATCGTGCGGTCGATTTCATCACGCCCTTAATCAGCACAGATATTACCGGCGTTGCTGTGGGACTCAGTGGTTGTAGTGCTAATGATTGGTCTACCGAGATCACCCCAGACTGTAATGACCCGTTAACCAGCAGTACGGTACGCAGTCACCCAAGCCAGGTGCCATTTACTATTGCAGCATCAAGTGAACAGCAAGCTTATATAGGCATAGGGCCACTCTTGCTTGCCGACAGCCAAAGCAAATTTAAAGATATTATCCGTACCGTTAGCCGTGAACGTAATGTCAAACCGATTGTGCACTTAACCTGGCAGCAAAATATGGAGTCACAGCGCAGATCAACTCCGGTAAGAATATTTGGTGGGAAAGACTTTTCGAAACAATTTGATTATCACGGCCAGCAAGTGAGTGGACAATCTCAAACCGAATCGTCATATCAACTGTCAATGAATGACTTTTCAACCTTGGGCGATATGACTCAAACCGAGCAAAAAAAACCGGTATGGGAGCTCGACGGCACCATCAATATTTATTTAAGCCATTATTTATATATTGAAAATAATTTAGCGCTGCGTAAACCGACTCAAAAGTTAGTCGAGTCTAACCGTAGCGAGTTCAATCAGTTTAATGCGGTCAATACTAAAGTTGAAAAGACGATGAAGCCGTTTTTACAAGTGATCCCATTAGCGCAAAACCGTCGGGTGCGCAGTGGCGAAATTCACTACTTTGATCATCCGCAAATGGGCATGGTAATGCAAATTCGCAAAATGGCTCAGCCAACCTCGGTAAAGCCAATTGATTTAAGTAAACCTAGCTATCAAGCCCAACCAAATTCTCAAAGTCAAAGTCAATCCGGTGTTGTGCAACCCTATGGCCAGTAA